The proteins below are encoded in one region of Podarcis raffonei isolate rPodRaf1 chromosome 6, rPodRaf1.pri, whole genome shotgun sequence:
- the FAM110A gene encoding protein FAM110A has product MPVETLQASHAMKGVPAAAPFTSAMPFRILNKGPEYFRRPAAGAAAKKPSAVERLEADKAKYVKSQQVASTRQEPVRALFLKQPLFTPGVRRVMLTPSRKTPQGGRRAEARGAAKTSLNLEILNNLINFCDSPLSFPKPEKSPAEHKWGPGGQGWSPGSLPDTPRKKGHPVEGMSKLSQSSASSKPPSTVAVRRVDVRPCGALRARVVPSIQLTPVPSSPAQAKILSAGPLGSPSPRGELRTDSARRQTLLHRSKSDLSDRYSRATADLERFFNYCGLDPEDMGDVEVERFTRASSDIVSVKFHSVSTASSEGTRSRRSAITLEERQAERIPYGISIIERNARVIKWLYGLRQARESQTVSNV; this is encoded by the coding sequence ATGCCGGTGGAGACCCTCCAAGCCAGCCACGCCATGAAAGGCGTCCCGGCCGCTGCCCCCTTCACCTCGGCCATGCCGTTCCGAATCCTGAACAAGGGCCCAGAGTACTTCCGTCGGCCGGCAGCCGGCGCTGCCGCCAAGAAGCCCAGCGCGGTGGAGAGGCTGGAAGCGGACAAGGCCAAGTATGTCAAGAGCCAGCAGGTGGCCAGCACGAGACAGGAGCCGGTGAGGGCTCTGTTCCTCAAGCAGCCCCTCTTCACCCCAGGGGTGCGACGGGTGATGCTCACCCCCAGCCGGAAGACCCCGCAAGGAGGACGCCGGGCGGAGGCGCGTGGGGCCGCCAAGACCTCCCTGAACCTGGAGATCCTCAACAACCTGATCAACTTCTGCGACAGCCCGTTGTCGTTCCCCAAGCCGGAGAAGAGCCCCGCAGAGCACAAGTGGGGGCCAGGGGGCCAGGGCTGGAGCCCCGGGAGCCTCCCGGATACCCCAAGGAAGAAGGGCCACCCGGTGGAAGGCATGAGCAAGCTGTCCCAAAGCTCGGCCTCCTCCAAGCCGCCCAGCACAGTCGCCGTGCGCAGGGTGGACGTCCGGCCCTGCGGGGCCTTGAGGGCGAGGGTCGTCCCCAGCATCCAGCTGACGCCGGTCCCCTCCTCCCCTGCGCAGGCCAAGATCCTGTCCGCTGGCCCCCTGGGCTCCCCCAGCCCCCGCGGCGAGCTGCGGACAGACAGCGCCAGGCGCCAGACCTTGCTACACCGCTCCAAATCAGACCTGAGCGACCGGTACTCCCGGGCGACGGCGGACCTTGAGCGCTTCTTCAACTACTGTGGCCTTGACCCGGAGGACATGGGGGACGTGGAGGTGGAGCGCTTCACCCGGGCCAGTTCGGACATTGTGTCCGTCAAGTTCCACAGCGTTAGCACGGCCAGCTCGGAGGGCACCCGCTCTCGCCGCAGCGCCATCACCTTGGAGGAGAGGCAGGCCGAGCGCATTCCTTACGGCATCTCCATCATTGAGCGCAACGCCCGGGTCATCAAGTGGCTGTATGGACTACGGCAAGCCAGAGAGTCCCAAACGGTATCCAACGTATAG